The nucleotide sequence TTTGCAATTGAGCCGAAGATGGTTTTTCCCAAGATAGGTGCCAGCGGTATAGAGAATACAGTGGTCATAGAGAAAGGGAAATGGAGAGTACTTACAGATATCGATGAAGAAATCGTTATCCTATGAAAATCCTCTTTTCTACAGGTTCTCTGTTTTATTTGCCTATCAAAGATATCTTTTCCATAGCAAAAGAAGCAGGTTTTGAAGGTTGTGATTTACTGATCGATCAGAACTTTAATGATGACCGTTATATAGATACAGTAATAGAATGTCTTGATGTACTGCCTGTTTATTCTATCCATGCGCCATTTTTAAAAATAAAGTCATGGGGTAATAATTTATATGCCCTTATGCGGGCGATAGATGTTGCGAAAAGGCTTAAGGTGCAGGTGGTCAATTTTCATCCCCCTTCATGGTATAATATGGAGATAAACTTTTTCAAATGGTTCAAGAAGGTCAAGGACTTTCAAAAGGAATTGGAATGTGAACAAAGCCTCTTTCTTACAATAGAGAATATGCCCCTTATAGGCAAAACACTGATGCTTGCCCCCTATGTTCTGAATAATTTTGAGGACTTAATAGCCTTTGGTATGGAGAGGAATCTATATTTTACCTTTGATACCACACACCTTGGGACCTTCGAGAGCGACCTTGTAGCTGCATTTCTTAAGTTTTTAAAAACAGAAAGGCTGAAGAATGTCCATGTGAGTGACTATGCTCAATTCAAGAGCCACCTTTTTATAGGGAGAGGGGAATTGCCGATTGTGAAACTCTTGAATACAATGAGAAGATTGGGTTATGATGAAATGGTTACCCTTGAGGTGGGTCCCCATGAGTTACCAAGAACGAGGGAGTGGTTGGTCAGGATACTGAGCTATGAATTATCTTTCTTAAAATTACAACTGGGGAAGGCATAGATGGCTAAAAAGACGGTATTTGTATGTGAAGTTTGCGGTTATGAAACATATAAATGGATGGGGAAATGTCCGGCATGCAAGGGTTGGGATACAATAAGGGAATTCAAACTGGATAAAGGTGAAACCCGCACCCAGGGAAAACCTGTAATGATAACGGATGAAGAGCTTGCCGAGGAGAGGATTGTGCTGGGTATTGAGGAGATGGACAGGGTTCTGGGGGGTGGGTTGACCTCAGGGTCTTCAATACTCCTTGGTGGAGACCCTGGTATCGGCAAGACAACACTCTGTTTTGAAATTGTTTCAAGGATGGTTGAACTTGGTTTTGAGGCGCTCTATGTATCGGGTGAAGAATCCCTGAGGCAGCTCTCTTCCAAAAAGAAAAGGTTAATGTTAAAAGGTCAGTTCCCGATACTTGCCACAAATCACCTTGATGATATCCTTCAAGCCGTCATGGAAAAGTCGTATAAACTGGTAGTAGTAGATTCAATCCAGTCTACTTACAATTCAAAACTGCCAATGCTCCCGGGGAGTATGAGCCAGATAAAGGATGTCTCTTCGAGATTGATAAGGGAAATGAAGAATGTGGAAACGACCCATATCTTTATATGCCATGTCACGAAAGAAGGTGCAATTGCAGGACCCAAAATACTTGAGCATATGGTGGATACAGTACTCTATTTTGAAGGCGATAAGATGCTGCCATACAGGATGCTCAGGGCTATAAAAAACAGATTCGGGCCTGTGGATGAGGTAGGAATATTTCAGATGAAAAGAGAGGGGCTTATCAGCGTGGAAAACCCCTCACAATTCTTTGTTTCTGAGAGGGGGGATATTGGTTCAGGTAGCACGTTATTTCCTTACATTACAGGTTCAAGGCCTATAGTGCTGGAGGTCCAGGCCATCACACCAAAGACAAGCTTTTCAATCCCCAAGAGGTTGTCCCTTGGTTATGACATGAACAGGCTATTTATCCTGATAGCTGTTCTTGAAAAGGTATTGGGCAAGCCGTTTTATGATAGGGACGTATACGTAAACGTAACAGGCGGTATGAGGGTAAACGAAACTGCTGTAGACCTTTCTGTTGCTGCCTCTATACTTTCATGCTACAGAGATATAAATATCGGTAAAGATACAGCGTTATTCGGTGAGGTAGGATTAACCGGTGAGATAAGGAGGGTCGTGAATATGGATATGAGGGTAAAGGAATGTGAAAGGCTGGGTATAAAAAGGGTATTCTGTCCAAGGGGTACAGAAGG is from Pseudomonadota bacterium and encodes:
- the radA gene encoding DNA repair protein RadA, with product MAKKTVFVCEVCGYETYKWMGKCPACKGWDTIREFKLDKGETRTQGKPVMITDEELAEERIVLGIEEMDRVLGGGLTSGSSILLGGDPGIGKTTLCFEIVSRMVELGFEALYVSGEESLRQLSSKKKRLMLKGQFPILATNHLDDILQAVMEKSYKLVVVDSIQSTYNSKLPMLPGSMSQIKDVSSRLIREMKNVETTHIFICHVTKEGAIAGPKILEHMVDTVLYFEGDKMLPYRMLRAIKNRFGPVDEVGIFQMKREGLISVENPSQFFVSERGDIGSGSTLFPYITGSRPIVLEVQAITPKTSFSIPKRLSLGYDMNRLFILIAVLEKVLGKPFYDRDVYVNVTGGMRVNETAVDLSVAASILSCYRDINIGKDTALFGEVGLTGEIRRVVNMDMRVKECERLGIKRVFCPRGTEGAKGIEIIPLKNVKELYEHIV
- a CDS encoding sugar phosphate isomerase/epimerase, encoding MKILFSTGSLFYLPIKDIFSIAKEAGFEGCDLLIDQNFNDDRYIDTVIECLDVLPVYSIHAPFLKIKSWGNNLYALMRAIDVAKRLKVQVVNFHPPSWYNMEINFFKWFKKVKDFQKELECEQSLFLTIENMPLIGKTLMLAPYVLNNFEDLIAFGMERNLYFTFDTTHLGTFESDLVAAFLKFLKTERLKNVHVSDYAQFKSHLFIGRGELPIVKLLNTMRRLGYDEMVTLEVGPHELPRTREWLVRILSYELSFLKLQLGKA